In the Drosophila gunungcola strain Sukarami unplaced genomic scaffold, Dgunungcola_SK_2 000001F, whole genome shotgun sequence genome, one interval contains:
- the LOC128262686 gene encoding aladin, translating to MDGLNRECVTFEEASPNNPDSRQQFWHLLLSLAKDYWQWFLNIFCYRPICNVKLSLTADPECLDRISETRGWKTAAIRCIAFHPSSVLMALLTNQDKVMLHDEMNCSPTSLQSCQQKDITCATFRPWSEGCELAVGCAAGICLWQQSGRSKVDHKIRHMMGSHHMRILEDEGHTYVTSLQWNEDGTILISAALGSSHIILWEPDCRQKIRLIPSPDALSGFSLLRYSPNFQVLFCVSCETGASFCQLNRSKWKSEQILNQSRIQTAVWTTCSSYLLFVRQGSTRVYSCTNNAEATVFLCPKPVWSIELVVDLRDVTICSGQQRHCGEPQTFAMDPLGLYMAVIFKEQPFVLLCLLVMTRTFPLRLLPLNFIDCDVEDQQYPTCAGFGISTKADPQTRCLVIAWNAGHVQRRVITANCLQQAKVIHNIM from the coding sequence ATGGATGGCCTGAATAGAGAATGTGTTACTTTTGAGGAGGCTAGCCCTAATAATCCCGATTCAAGGCAACAATTTTGGCATTTACTGCTCAGTCTGGCCAAAGACTATTGGCAAtggtttctaaatattttttgttatcgGCCCATATGCAACGTAAAGTTATCACTTACTGCCGATCCGGAATGCTTGGATAGGATTAGCGAAACAAGAGGCTGGAAAACGGCGGCCATTCGATGCATTGCGTTTCATCCAAGCAGCGTGTTGATGGCTCTTTTAACCAACCAGGACAAAGTGATGCTCCATGACGAGATGAATTGCTCACCCACCAGTCTGCAGTCCTGCCAACAAAAGGACATCACTTGTGCCACCTTTCGTCCCTGGTCTGAGGGCTGTGAATTGGCTGTGGGATGTGCGGCGGGCATTTGTTTGTGGCAACAGAGTGGACGCTCCAAGGTGGATCACAAAATTCGACATATGATGGGCAGCCATCACATGCGAATCCTCGAGGACGAGGGGCACACCTATGTGACTAGCTTGCAGTGGAATGAGGACGGCACCATCCTGATCAGTGCCGCCCTGGGATCCTCGCATATCATACTGTGGGAGCCGGACTGTCGGCAGAAAATTCGTCTGATCCCATCACCGGATGCACTGAGCGGCTTTTCCCTGCTGCGCTACAGTCCCAACTTTCAGGTCCTGTTTTGCGTATCCTGCGAAACTGGCGCCAGTTTCTGCCAGCTGAACAGATCGAAGTGGAAATCGGAACAAATACTGAACCAAAGCCGCATTCAAACGGCTGTCTGGACCACTTGCAGCTCCTATTTGCTGTTTGTGCGGCAAGGCAGCACTCGCGTTTACTCGTGTACCAACAATGCTGAGGCCACAGTTTTCTTATGCCCAAAACCCGTCTGGAGCATCGAATTGGTTGTGGATCTGCGGGATGTCACCATCTGCTCTGGCCAGCAGAGGCATTGCGGTGAGCCGCAGACCTTTGCCATGGACCCTCTGGGCCTCTACATGGCCGTCATCTTCAAGGAGCAACCATTTGTGCTGCTCTGCCTTTTGGTCATGACACGAACTTTTCCACTCCGACTTCTTCCGCTAAACTTCATTGATTGCGATGTGGAGGATCAACAATATCCCACTTGTGCTGGCTTTGGAATTTCAACGAAAGCCGATCCACAAACTCGATGTTTGGTGATTGCCTGGAATGCAGGGCATGTTCAGCGACGTGTAATCACTGCAAATTGCTTACAACAGGCCAAAGTGATTCATAATATTATGTAA
- the LOC128262681 gene encoding cGMP-dependent protein kinase 1 produces the protein MACFPRLFHHRSKNKFTPAQDENTDTILNTQDSPVQIGLYIRREEKPLYSPIVTPSASEAKLQRLRQQSPVSGSPTPLQPVAENGSTNNNGGAQARKFLSNKDKLQASKQDEQWASSSVGGSAINVARLASNLKPVKERRPTALPSEVPCIEVDDDKDAKDAKDAKDSDGQWEGEPGADVLDGGKSKLKVNVNGIIDEGGADADADDVATPSSTGTATTPVTESPVKFFIGHTQDLSALQTDDTLSWQSGDANNNSKLTNGVLPLPQENGHHQRPLPAPPRAKSSSNVSLNYLAKSQSDSHRRRRVSTMPDINIPPAPPMPPELLVPGTPLHLRKKRSVERPQDHPDASISQDQTVRTKESGNDNASTPKTHRVEGGLIYVRPNFPIQGDIEIEFIAKDEATRNLIRTAIERNDFLNNLMDKERKEMVINAMAPASYQKHSLIIHEHEEGSEIYVSAEGQYDVIRAGQLVANFGPATVFGELAILYNAPRQATIRAASDARVWKIARETFRAIMQISGSREREENLQFLRSAPFLQELDQSLLHKVVDLLQRKFYETDSCIVREGEVGNEFYIIRCGTVTIRKRDKQQQEQVVAKRKRGDYFGEQALLNADVRQASVYADAPGTEVLMLDREAFISYLGTIKQLREKPNSQRGDTGGRSSSKCLEFDNEYSQVAISELKKIATLGCGAFGRVDLVALGQQALALKIIKKIEVVKQDQIEHVYNEKNVMIKCRHSPFIVQLYRTYRNDKYVYFLMEACMGGDVWTVMSKRQYFDEKTAKFIAGCVVEAFDYLHSHNFIYRDLKPENLMLGTDGYCKLVDFGFAKFVRHNEKTNTFAGTPEYVAPEIILDRGHDRAVDYWALGILVYELLVGKTPFRGVNQIKIYQQILSGIDVIHMPSRIPKSAQHLVRHLCKQLPAERLGYQRKGIADIKRHSWFESLDWQRLKLKQLPSPIKRPLKSWTDLQYFGPSGVENDYEPPEELSGWDKDF, from the exons ATGGCCTGCTTTCCCAGGCTTTTCCACCACcgcagcaaaaacaaattcacCCCCGCCCAAGATGAGAACACCGATACGATACTCAACACACAAGATAGTCCCGTG caaATTGGTTTGTACATCCGTCGCGAGGAGAAGCCCCTGTACTCGCCCATCGTGACTCCGAGTGCCAGTGAG GCCAAACTTCAACGGCTGAGACAGCAGTCGCCCGTCTCCGGCTCCCCCACTCCACTCCAGCCAGTGGCCGAAAATGGCAGTACAAACAACAATGGTGGCGCCCAGGCGCGCAAGTTCCTCTCCAACAAGGACAAACTGCAGGCGAGCAAACAGGACGAGCAGTGGGCCTCCTCCTCTGTCGGCGGCAGTGCAATTAATGTCGCACGCTTAGCTTCAAATTTGAAGCCAGTCAAAGAGCGACGGCCCACCGCCCTGCCCAGCGAGGTGCCCTGCATAGAGGTCGATGATGACAAGGATGCCAAGGATGCCAAGGATGCCAAGGATTCTGATGGCCAGTGGGAGGGGGAGCCGGGTGCCGATGTCCTCGATGGCGGCAAGTCAAAACTCAAAGTGAATGTGAATGGCATAATTGATGAGGGCggtgccgatgccgatgccgatgatGTCGCCACACCCTCGAGCACTGGTACCGCCACTACACCTGTGACGGAGAGTCCTGTAAAGTTTTTCATTGGTCACACGCAGGATCTAAGCGCACTGCAAACGGATGACACCTTGTCCTGGCAGAGCGGCGatgccaacaacaacagcaagctGACAAATGGTGTCCTGCCGCTGCCGCAGGAGAATGGTCACCACCAAAGACCGCTCCCAGCTCCGCCCCGCGCCAAGAGCTCCAGCAATGTGTCACTCAATTATCTGGCCAAGAGCCAGTCGGAcagccaccgccgccgccgagtGTCCACGATGCCCGACATTAACATACCGCCGGCCCCGCCGATGCCCCCGGAGCTCCTGGTCCCCGGAACACCGCTCCACCTGCGCAAGAAGCGGAGCGTGGAGCGTCCGCAGGACCATCCGGATGCTTCGATCAGTCAA GATCAAACAGTAAGGACGAAGGAAAGTGGCAATGACAATGCCTCGACACCAAAAACCCATCGCGTTGAAGGTGGCCTCATCTACGTCCGACCCAATTTTCCCATTCAAGGCGACATTGAAATCGAATTTATTGCAAAGGACGAAGC CACACGCAATCTCATACGGACGGCCATCGAGCGCAACGATTTCCTCAATAATCTAATGGACAAGGAGCGCAAGGAGATGGTTATCAATGCAATGGCGCCGGCCAGCTACCAGAAGCACAGCCTCATCATCCACGAGCACGAGGAGGGCTCCGAGATATACGTGTCCGCCGAGGGGCAGTACGATGTGATCCGGGCGGGCCAGTTGGTGGCCAACTTTGGACCGGCCACCGTGTTCGGCGAGCTGGCCATCCTCTACAACGCTCCGCGACAGGCGACCATACGAG ctgcCAGCGATGCACGTGTTTGGAAAATCGCACGAGAAACATTCAGGGCCATCATGCAAATCTCTGGCTCCCGGGAGCGCGAGGAAAACCTTCAGTTCCTGCGGTCGGCTCCCTTTCTGCAGGAACTCGACCAGAGTTTGCTGCACAAAGTCGTAGATCTCCTGCAAAGG AAATTTTACGAGACCGACAGCTGCATTGTGCGCGAGGGCGAAGTGGGCAACGAGTTCTACATCATTCGGTGCGGTACCGTGACCATCAGGAAGCGGGataagcagcagcaggagcaggttGTGGCCAAGCGGAAGCGGGGCGACTACTTCGGGGAGCAGGCCCTGCTGAATGCAGATGTCCGGCAGGCCAGCGTGTATGCCGATGCTCCGGGGACCGAAGTGCTCATGCTGGACAGAGA AGCCTTTATAAGCTACTTGGGAACTATCAAACAACTGCGCGAAAAGCCCAACAGTCAGCGCGGCGATACGGGCGGTCGGTCCAGTAGCAAATGCCTGGAATTCGACAACGAGTACTCCCAAGTGGCCATCTCGGAACTGAAGAAGATTGCCACTCTGGGCTGCGGAGCCTTTGGACGCGTGGACCTGGTGGCCCTGGGCCAACAGGCTCTGGCCCTGAAGATCATCAAGAAAATCGAGGTGGTCAAACAAGATCAGATAGAGCACGTTTACAACGAGAAGAACGTGATGATTAAGTGCCGCCACTCGCCCTTCATAGTCCA ACTCTACCGCACGTACCGCAATGACAAATACGTTTACTTCCTAATGGAGGCTTGCATGGGCGGTGATGTATGGACGGTGATGTCAAAGCGTCAGTACTTCGATGAGAAGACCGCCAAATTTATTGCGGGCTGTGTTGTCGAAGCCTTCGATTACCTGCACTCGCACAACTTCATCTACAGAGACTTGAAACCGGAGAACCTAATGCTGGGCACGGATGGCTACTGCAAACTG GTTGACTTTGGATTCGCCAAATTCGTGCGACACAATGAGAAGACGAACACATTTGCCGGCACCCCAGAGTATGTGGCCCCGGAGATTATCCTGGATCGAGGACACGATCGTGCCGTCGACTACTGGGCGCTGGGCATTCTCGTATATGAACTACTGGTTGGCAAGACGCCCTTCAGGGGCGTGAATCAGATTAAGATCTACCAGCAAATCCTCAGCGGCATCGATGTCATCCACATGCCGTCGCGCATCCCCAAGTCCGCCCAGCACTTGGTGCGGCATCTCTGCAAGCAGCTTCCGGCGGAGAGGCTGGGATATCAGCGGAAGGGAATCGCGGATATCAAGCGGCACAGCTGGTTCGAAAGTCTGGACTGGCAGCGACTGAAGCTCAAGCAATTACCGTCCCCCATCAAGAGACCTCTGAAGAGCTGGACAGACCTGCAGTACTTTGGACCCTCGGGTGTGGAAAACGACTATGAGCCACCGGAGGAGTTGAGCGGTTGGGATAAAGACTTTTAA
- the LOC128262693 gene encoding protein new-glue 1 — protein MRNMRKSIVIVGALLVTIFVAHLPVGQAVTCADAPDDASCIDCTASANADNAECATTTTVAPDTTTAAGETTTAATAAGEATTASSNTVSSASGSKKKKTTRTFRRTIKRPKKVRRIRRNRNRSNRSRNNSG, from the coding sequence ATGAGGAACATGAGGAAGTCAATTGTGATAGTTGGAGCACTCCTGGTGACCATCTTCGTGGCCCACCTCCCAGTTGGCCAGGCTGTCACCTGTGCCGATGCTCCTGACGATGCCAGCTGCATCGACTGCACCGCCTCTGCGAATGCGGACAATGCCGAGTgtgccaccaccaccacggtGGCTCCTGACACAACCACTGCAGCCGGCGAGACTACCACAGCGGCTACTGCCGCCGGAGAAGCCACTACTGCCTCTTCCAACACCGTATCCTCTGCGTCCGGcagcaagaagaagaagactACAAGGACCTTCAGACGGACGATCAAAAGGCCCAAGAAGGTCAGGAGGATTAGGCGCAACAGGAACAGGAGCAACAGGAGTAGGAACAACTCTGGTTAA